The Streptomyces cynarae genome contains a region encoding:
- a CDS encoding hemolysin family protein yields MTVVQLLIGLLTLVANAFFVGAEFALISVRRSQVEPRAEAGERRARSVLWGLEHVSALLAAAQLGITLCTLVLGVVAEPAIEHLLEPVFHAAGVPESAGRAVSFVIALALATYLHMLLGEMVPKNIALAEPVRLALLLGPPLVGMSRALRPVIFTVNAFANALLRLLRVQTRDEVAATFSDDELVRLVKDSSAAGLIDDRAQERLHDALVLGRRPVRDVVVPLEHVVYARVGVTPEQLEQLSAQSGFSRFPVVDEGRRIVGYLHVKDALDASPRDVPFRLRDMRPIARVRETTPLDDVLTAMRRSRTHLAAVMGTDGRLAGLMTMEDVLRQLFGQPA; encoded by the coding sequence GTGACCGTCGTCCAGTTGCTGATCGGTCTGTTGACGCTGGTCGCGAACGCGTTCTTCGTGGGCGCCGAGTTCGCGTTGATCTCCGTGCGGCGCAGCCAGGTGGAGCCGCGCGCCGAGGCGGGCGAGCGACGGGCGCGCAGCGTGCTGTGGGGGCTGGAGCACGTGTCGGCGCTGCTCGCCGCGGCACAGCTCGGCATCACCCTGTGCACCCTGGTCCTCGGTGTGGTCGCCGAACCGGCGATCGAGCATCTGCTGGAGCCGGTGTTCCACGCGGCGGGTGTGCCCGAGAGCGCGGGGCGTGCCGTGTCGTTCGTGATCGCGCTGGCGCTGGCCACGTATCTGCACATGCTGCTCGGCGAGATGGTGCCGAAGAACATCGCGCTCGCGGAGCCGGTGCGGCTGGCGCTGCTGCTCGGCCCGCCGCTGGTGGGCATGTCCCGGGCGCTGCGCCCGGTCATCTTCACCGTCAACGCGTTCGCGAACGCGCTGCTGCGGCTGCTGCGGGTGCAGACGCGGGACGAGGTCGCGGCCACGTTCTCGGACGACGAACTGGTGCGGCTCGTCAAGGACTCCAGCGCGGCGGGGCTCATCGACGACCGCGCGCAGGAGAGGCTGCACGACGCGCTGGTCCTCGGCCGAAGGCCTGTACGGGACGTGGTGGTGCCGCTGGAGCACGTGGTGTACGCGCGGGTGGGCGTCACTCCGGAACAACTGGAGCAGCTGTCGGCCCAGTCCGGCTTCTCGCGCTTCCCGGTGGTGGACGAGGGCCGGCGGATCGTCGGCTATCTCCACGTCAAGGACGCCCTGGACGCCTCACCACGGGACGTGCCGTTCCGGCTGCGGGACATGCGGCCGATCGCCCGAGTGCGCGAGACCACCCCGCTGGACGACGTCCTCACGGCCATGCGCCGCAGCCGCACCCACCTGGCCGCGGTCATGGGCACGGACGGCCGCCTCGCGGGCCTGATGACAATGGAGGACGTGCTGCGCCAGCTGTTCGGCCAGCCGGCCTGA
- a CDS encoding SGNH/GDSL hydrolase family protein, translating to MQTNPTYSSLVAVGDSFTEGMSDLLPDGSYRGWADVLAGRMAARTPGFRYANLAVRGKLIAQIVDEQVDLAAAMGADVVTLVGGLNDTLRPKCDMGRVRELLTEAVERLAPSCKQLVLMRSPGRQGPVLERFRPRMEELFACVDDLAARHGALIVDLYGAPSLADPRLWDVDRLHLTAEGHRRVAEAVWQTLGYEAEDTEWRTPLPPTAPPTWLARRTADVRFTRQHLLPWIGRRLTGRSSGDGRPAKRPDLLPYEDPAV from the coding sequence ATGCAGACGAACCCCACCTACTCCAGCCTGGTCGCCGTCGGCGACTCCTTCACCGAGGGCATGTCGGACCTGTTGCCCGACGGCTCCTACCGCGGCTGGGCCGATGTCCTCGCGGGCCGGATGGCCGCACGGACCCCCGGATTCCGGTATGCCAACCTCGCCGTGCGCGGCAAGCTGATCGCTCAGATCGTCGACGAGCAGGTGGACCTCGCCGCGGCGATGGGGGCCGACGTGGTCACGCTGGTCGGCGGGCTGAACGACACGCTGCGGCCCAAGTGCGACATGGGGCGCGTACGGGAGCTACTGACGGAAGCCGTGGAGCGGCTGGCCCCGTCGTGCAAACAGCTCGTCCTGATGCGCAGCCCCGGCCGGCAGGGCCCCGTCCTCGAGCGCTTCCGGCCCCGTATGGAGGAGCTGTTCGCCTGCGTCGACGACCTCGCCGCGCGGCACGGCGCGCTCATCGTCGACCTCTACGGCGCACCGTCGCTCGCCGACCCGCGCCTGTGGGACGTGGACCGGCTGCACCTGACGGCCGAGGGGCACCGCCGGGTGGCGGAAGCCGTGTGGCAGACGCTCGGGTACGAGGCGGAGGATACGGAGTGGCGCACACCGCTGCCCCCGACCGCGCCGCCGACCTGGCTCGCCCGCCGGACCGCGGACGTCCGGTTCACCCGGCAGCATCTGCTGCCGTGGATAGGGCGGCGGCTGACCGGCCGCTCGTCGGGCGACGGCCGCCCGGCCAAGCGTCCGGATCTGCTGCCGTACGAGGACCCGGCCGTGTAG
- a CDS encoding DUF4326 domain-containing protein — MTTEVINLKGRLQEYGPRLEHAPGNMVYVGRRLTRGGWDLPQHPLYNPFQIDTPKKKHDGTREEVMAKYRDYLMGRPDLLALVPELRGKTLACWCAPELCHGDILAEVADKKR; from the coding sequence GTGACCACCGAGGTGATCAACCTCAAGGGCCGCCTTCAGGAGTACGGTCCCCGGCTGGAACACGCGCCCGGGAACATGGTCTACGTCGGCCGCCGCCTCACCCGCGGCGGCTGGGACCTTCCCCAGCACCCGCTGTACAACCCCTTCCAGATCGACACGCCCAAGAAGAAGCACGACGGGACGCGGGAGGAGGTGATGGCCAAGTACCGGGACTACCTCATGGGCCGTCCGGACCTGCTGGCCCTGGTCCCCGAGCTGCGTGGCAAGACCCTCGCGTGCTGGTGCGCGCCCGAGCTGTGCCACGGGGACATCCTGGCCGAGGTCGCGGACAAGAAGAGGTAG
- the purB gene encoding adenylosuccinate lyase yields the protein MTAAPAKPRIPNVLAGRYASVELATLWSPEQKVRLERQLWLAVLRAQKDLGIEVPDEAIADYERVLDQVDLASIAEREKVTRHDVKARIEEFNALAGHEQVHKGMTSRDLTENVEQLQIRLSLELVRDRTVAVLARLAKLAGEYGELVMAGRSHNVAAQATTLGKRFATAADELLVAYGRVEELLGRYPLRGIKGPVGTAQDMLDLLGGDAGKLAELEHRIAGHLGFSQAFTSVGQVYPRSLDYEVVTALVQLAAAPSSLAKTIRLMAGHELVTEGFKPGQVGSSAMPHKMNTRSCERVNGLMVILRGYASMTGELAGDQWNEGDVSCSVVRRVALPDAFFALDGLLETFLTVLDEFGAFPAVVARELDRYLPFLATTKVLMASVRAGVGREVAHEAIKENAVACALAMREQGAERNELLDRLAADERIPLDRAELDALMADKLSFTGAASDQVASVVGRIEEIVKQRPEAAGYTPGAIL from the coding sequence GTGACTGCTGCGCCCGCAAAGCCCCGTATCCCGAACGTCCTCGCCGGACGCTACGCCTCCGTCGAGCTGGCCACGCTCTGGTCCCCCGAGCAGAAGGTGAGGCTGGAGCGGCAGCTCTGGCTCGCCGTGCTGCGGGCACAGAAGGACCTCGGGATCGAGGTGCCGGACGAGGCGATCGCCGACTACGAGCGCGTCCTCGACCAGGTCGACCTCGCCTCGATCGCGGAGCGCGAGAAGGTCACCCGGCACGATGTGAAGGCGCGGATCGAGGAGTTCAACGCGCTGGCCGGGCACGAGCAGGTGCACAAGGGCATGACCTCCCGCGACCTGACCGAGAACGTCGAGCAGCTGCAGATCCGGCTCTCCCTGGAGCTGGTGCGCGACCGCACGGTGGCCGTCCTGGCGCGCCTCGCCAAGCTGGCGGGCGAGTACGGCGAGCTGGTCATGGCCGGCCGCTCGCACAACGTGGCCGCGCAGGCCACCACCCTCGGCAAGCGTTTCGCCACGGCCGCCGACGAGCTGCTCGTCGCGTACGGCCGCGTCGAGGAGCTGCTCGGCCGTTACCCGCTGCGCGGCATCAAGGGCCCCGTCGGTACGGCGCAGGACATGCTGGACCTGCTGGGCGGCGACGCGGGCAAGCTCGCCGAGCTGGAGCACCGGATCGCCGGGCACCTCGGCTTCTCCCAGGCCTTCACCTCCGTCGGCCAGGTCTACCCGCGCTCCCTCGACTACGAGGTCGTCACCGCGCTGGTGCAGCTCGCGGCCGCGCCGTCGTCGCTGGCGAAGACGATCCGGCTGATGGCCGGGCACGAGCTGGTGACCGAGGGCTTCAAGCCGGGGCAGGTCGGCTCCTCGGCGATGCCGCACAAGATGAACACCCGCTCCTGCGAGCGCGTCAACGGCCTGATGGTGATCCTGCGCGGCTACGCCTCGATGACCGGCGAGCTTGCGGGCGACCAGTGGAACGAGGGCGACGTGTCCTGCTCGGTGGTGCGCCGGGTCGCGCTGCCGGACGCGTTCTTCGCGCTGGACGGGCTGCTGGAGACGTTCCTCACGGTGCTCGACGAGTTCGGCGCCTTCCCGGCGGTGGTCGCGCGCGAGCTGGACCGCTACCTGCCGTTCCTCGCCACCACCAAGGTGCTGATGGCCTCGGTGCGCGCGGGCGTGGGCCGCGAGGTCGCGCACGAGGCGATCAAGGAGAACGCCGTCGCCTGCGCCCTCGCGATGCGTGAGCAGGGCGCCGAGCGCAACGAGCTGCTCGACCGCCTGGCCGCCGACGAGCGCATCCCGCTGGACCGCGCCGAGCTCGACGCGCTGATGGCGGACAAGCTGTCCTTCACGGGCGCCGCCTCCGACCAGGTCGCCTCGGTCGTCGGCCGCATCGAGGAGATCGTGAAGCAGCGCCCGGAGGCCGCCGGCTACACCCCGGGGGCGATCCTCTGA
- the mug gene encoding G/U mismatch-specific DNA glycosylase codes for MTRFTPADLEAARDRLVPDVVADGLDVLFCGINPGLMTAATGHHFARPGNRFWPVLHLSGFTPRLFRPSEQAELLSYGLGITNVVARATARADELTAEEYREGGRILHAKVERLRPKYLAVVGVTAYRAAFDDRTARVGPQERTIGSSRVWVLPNPSGLNAHWTAATMAEEFARLRHAARA; via the coding sequence CTGACCCGGTTCACCCCTGCGGACCTGGAGGCCGCCCGCGACCGTCTGGTGCCGGACGTGGTCGCGGACGGCCTCGACGTCCTCTTCTGCGGTATCAACCCGGGGCTGATGACGGCGGCGACGGGCCATCACTTCGCCCGCCCCGGCAACCGCTTCTGGCCCGTGCTGCATCTGTCGGGCTTCACCCCGCGGCTGTTCCGGCCGTCCGAGCAGGCCGAGTTGCTGTCGTACGGGCTCGGGATCACGAACGTGGTGGCACGGGCGACCGCACGGGCCGACGAGCTGACCGCCGAGGAGTACCGCGAGGGCGGACGGATTCTCCACGCCAAGGTGGAGCGGCTGCGGCCGAAGTACCTGGCCGTGGTCGGGGTGACCGCGTACCGCGCGGCCTTCGACGACCGCACGGCCCGTGTCGGCCCGCAGGAGCGGACGATCGGCTCCAGCCGCGTCTGGGTGCTGCCCAATCCGAGTGGGCTCAACGCGCATTGGACGGCGGCGACGATGGCGGAGGAATTCGCACGGCTGAGGCACGCCGCGCGGGCCTAG
- a CDS encoding ROK family transcriptional regulator, whose product MGLTGGDPSLLRRINSAVVLHALRATDCATLTEITRVTGLSRPTVEGVVEGLIEAGLVVEAAAEEGAARRQGRPARRFRFRAEAGHLLGLDVGAHQVTALLADLDGRELGSLSKEVDESASADERLERLRSTVAELLRRSGVSRGSLRAVGVATPGIVEADGTVRLGTALPEWTGLRLGERLSRSFKCPVLVENDANAAAVAEHWKGAATESDDVVFVLAGLSPGAGALIGGRLHRGYGGAAGEIGALHLLGREAKPETLLSTTDEPLQPLDEQQVADVFALAREGDQRARAAVDRFLQRLVHDVAALVLALDPELVVIGGWAVGLDGVLDPLRHELARYCLRPPRVALSRLGEAAVATGALRLALDHVEEQLFAVEGTVTARR is encoded by the coding sequence GTGGGGCTGACCGGCGGGGACCCCTCTCTGCTGCGACGGATCAACTCCGCCGTGGTGCTGCACGCGCTGCGCGCGACGGACTGCGCGACGCTCACCGAGATCACCCGGGTGACCGGGCTGTCCCGGCCGACCGTCGAGGGAGTCGTCGAGGGGCTGATCGAGGCGGGGCTCGTGGTGGAGGCGGCGGCCGAGGAGGGCGCGGCCCGGCGGCAGGGGCGGCCCGCGCGCAGGTTCCGGTTCCGGGCGGAGGCGGGCCATCTGCTGGGGCTGGACGTCGGCGCGCACCAGGTGACCGCGCTCCTCGCCGATCTCGACGGCCGTGAGCTCGGCAGCCTCTCCAAAGAGGTCGACGAGTCCGCGTCGGCCGACGAGCGGCTGGAGCGGCTGCGGAGCACGGTCGCCGAGCTGCTGCGCCGGTCGGGCGTGTCCCGTGGTTCGCTGCGCGCGGTGGGTGTGGCCACCCCCGGGATCGTGGAGGCGGACGGCACGGTGCGCTTGGGCACGGCCCTGCCCGAGTGGACCGGTCTGAGGCTGGGCGAACGGCTCAGCCGCTCCTTCAAGTGCCCGGTCCTCGTCGAGAACGACGCCAACGCGGCGGCCGTCGCGGAGCATTGGAAGGGCGCCGCCACCGAGTCCGACGACGTGGTGTTCGTACTGGCCGGGCTGAGCCCGGGCGCCGGTGCGTTGATCGGCGGACGGCTGCACCGCGGCTACGGCGGGGCGGCCGGGGAGATCGGCGCGCTGCATCTGCTGGGCCGCGAGGCGAAGCCCGAGACCTTGTTGTCGACCACGGACGAGCCGCTGCAACCACTGGACGAGCAGCAGGTTGCCGATGTGTTCGCGCTGGCCCGTGAGGGCGACCAGCGGGCCCGCGCCGCCGTGGACCGTTTCCTGCAGCGGCTGGTGCACGACGTGGCGGCCCTCGTCCTGGCACTCGACCCCGAACTGGTCGTGATCGGCGGCTGGGCGGTGGGCCTGGACGGCGTCCTGGACCCGCTGCGCCACGAGCTGGCCCGCTACTGCCTGCGTCCCCCGAGGGTGGCCCTGTCGCGACTGGGCGAGGCGGCGGTGGCGACGGGCGCGCTGCGGCTGGCGCTGGACCACGTGGAGGAGCAGCTGTTCGCCGTGGAGGGTACGGTCACGGCGCGGCGCTGA
- a CDS encoding GntR family transcriptional regulator — translation MGTTQLESVPEPKYWHLKTVLTEALDSEFSVGEILPNERDLAARFGVARATLRQALEQLELEGRLQRRRGVGTTVAPPRVGVAVGAEGHTWPGATGDDWQPTDCTDVVPPAAVADLLETEQGEQVHTVRRSRVSQGRPVAAELLYIPHSSVPDLSAIDAPSGAARARAVLRELQHLELEGRDQAVELGSVSAEDAKELDRLPGAPVLVVTTRFHSGGRTAAVSVATYRADTCRLTFGGDIEIHHGPERRAS, via the coding sequence GTGGGGACCACGCAGCTGGAATCGGTGCCGGAGCCCAAGTACTGGCATCTCAAGACCGTGCTCACCGAAGCACTCGACTCCGAGTTCTCCGTGGGTGAGATCCTGCCCAACGAACGGGACCTCGCCGCCAGGTTCGGCGTCGCCCGCGCCACGCTCCGCCAAGCGCTGGAGCAGCTCGAGCTGGAGGGCCGCCTGCAGCGCCGCCGCGGGGTCGGCACCACCGTCGCCCCGCCGCGCGTCGGGGTGGCCGTGGGCGCCGAGGGGCACACTTGGCCGGGAGCGACCGGCGACGACTGGCAACCCACCGACTGCACGGACGTGGTCCCGCCCGCCGCCGTGGCCGACCTCCTGGAGACCGAGCAGGGCGAGCAGGTGCACACGGTACGCCGCTCCCGCGTGTCACAGGGCCGGCCCGTGGCCGCCGAGCTGCTCTACATCCCGCACTCCTCGGTGCCCGACCTCTCGGCGATCGACGCCCCCTCCGGTGCGGCACGCGCGCGTGCCGTGCTGCGCGAGCTGCAGCACCTGGAGCTGGAGGGCCGGGACCAGGCGGTCGAGCTGGGCTCGGTCAGCGCCGAGGACGCCAAGGAACTCGACCGGCTGCCCGGCGCGCCCGTCCTCGTCGTCACCACCCGCTTCCACTCCGGCGGACGCACCGCGGCCGTCTCCGTCGCGACCTACCGCGCCGACACCTGCCGCCTGACCTTCGGGGGCGACATCGAGATCCACCACGGCCCGGAGCGCCGCGCCTCCTGA
- a CDS encoding RNA polymerase sigma-70 factor yields MTTDTATEVFEEHRPVLMGVAYRMLGRVADAEDVVQEAWLRWSRADRDTVREPRAYLVRVTTRLAVDRLRQAQARKEAYVGPWLPEPHVTDFGDTAPDAADRAVLADSVSLAVLVVLESLSPLERAVFVLREAFGFPFGEIAAALDRSEAAVRQLAARARKHVDERRPRYDVDPAERRDLTERFLAAAVEGDLKGLMELLAPDARLVGDSGGRAKAPLRVLQTADKVGRFLVAVAGQRPADMSLRFLELNGGPALLVLSGGNPDTVFQVDVVDGRVQCVYVIRNPDKLASLPVERLPEE; encoded by the coding sequence GTGACGACCGACACCGCGACCGAGGTCTTCGAAGAGCACCGCCCCGTCCTGATGGGAGTGGCCTACCGCATGCTCGGCCGGGTGGCCGACGCCGAGGACGTCGTCCAGGAGGCCTGGTTGCGCTGGTCCCGCGCCGACCGCGACACGGTGCGCGAACCGCGTGCCTACCTCGTCCGCGTCACCACTCGGCTGGCCGTCGACCGGCTGCGCCAGGCGCAGGCCCGCAAGGAGGCCTACGTCGGGCCCTGGCTGCCCGAGCCCCATGTCACCGACTTCGGCGACACGGCGCCGGACGCGGCGGACCGGGCCGTGCTCGCCGATTCCGTCTCGCTCGCCGTCCTTGTCGTCCTGGAGTCCCTGTCGCCCCTGGAGCGCGCGGTGTTCGTGCTGAGGGAGGCCTTCGGATTCCCGTTCGGGGAGATCGCCGCCGCCCTCGACCGCAGTGAGGCCGCGGTGCGCCAACTCGCCGCACGCGCCCGCAAGCACGTCGACGAACGTCGGCCGCGTTACGACGTCGACCCCGCCGAACGCCGCGACCTGACCGAGCGTTTCCTCGCCGCCGCCGTAGAGGGCGACCTCAAGGGGCTGATGGAACTGCTCGCCCCGGACGCACGGCTGGTCGGCGACAGCGGCGGTCGCGCCAAGGCGCCGCTGCGCGTCCTTCAGACCGCGGACAAGGTCGGCCGGTTCCTCGTCGCCGTGGCCGGGCAGCGCCCGGCGGACATGTCGCTGCGCTTCCTGGAGCTCAACGGCGGTCCCGCCCTGCTCGTCCTGTCCGGTGGCAATCCCGACACCGTGTTCCAGGTGGACGTGGTGGACGGGCGCGTCCAGTGCGTCTACGTCATCCGCAACCCGGACAAGCTGGCCTCCCTGCCGGTCGAGCGGCTGCCGGAAGAGTGA
- a CDS encoding alpha/beta fold hydrolase produces MPATVSFSVPSPHGPRTVTVSYARVGAGEPLLLLHGIGHHRQAWDPVVDILATERDVIAVDLPGFGASPALPEGLAYDLSTVVPALGSLCEALGIERPHVAGNSLGGLLALELGREKLVRSVTALAPAGFWTPVERRYAFTVLSAMRQAARNTPLPVVERLSRTAAGRTVLTSTIYARPGRRSPEAVVAETLALARAEGFAETLRAGTSVQFTEDVPGLPVTVAWGTRDRLLLYRQGVRAKRIIPGARLVRLPGCGHVPMNDDPALVARVILDGSR; encoded by the coding sequence ATGCCGGCCACGGTCTCCTTCAGCGTTCCCTCCCCGCACGGCCCGCGGACCGTGACCGTCTCCTACGCGCGCGTGGGTGCCGGCGAACCGCTCCTGCTGCTGCACGGCATCGGCCACCACCGGCAGGCCTGGGACCCGGTCGTGGACATCCTGGCGACCGAACGGGACGTGATCGCTGTCGACCTCCCGGGCTTCGGCGCTTCCCCGGCCCTGCCGGAGGGACTGGCCTACGACCTGTCGACCGTGGTGCCGGCGCTCGGCTCGCTGTGCGAGGCGCTGGGGATCGAGCGTCCGCACGTGGCGGGCAACTCCCTCGGCGGACTCCTGGCCCTGGAGCTGGGCCGCGAGAAGCTCGTACGGTCCGTCACCGCCCTCGCACCCGCCGGCTTCTGGACCCCCGTCGAGCGCCGGTACGCGTTCACGGTCCTTTCCGCGATGCGGCAGGCCGCGCGGAACACGCCGCTGCCGGTGGTGGAGCGGCTGTCGCGCACGGCGGCCGGACGGACGGTCCTGACGAGCACCATCTACGCCCGTCCCGGGCGCCGTTCACCCGAGGCCGTCGTCGCCGAGACCCTGGCGCTGGCCCGCGCCGAGGGGTTCGCCGAGACCCTCCGGGCGGGCACGTCCGTCCAGTTCACCGAGGACGTGCCCGGGCTGCCGGTCACCGTCGCATGGGGCACCAGGGACCGGCTGCTGCTGTACCGTCAGGGCGTTCGCGCCAAGCGCATCATCCCCGGGGCCCGGCTGGTGCGGCTGCCCGGCTGCGGGCACGTCCCGATGAACGACGACCCCGCGCTGGTCGCCCGGGTCATCCTGGACGGCAGCCGCTGA
- a CDS encoding alkaline phosphatase D family protein, which translates to MSHRPFPGRRSVLRGSLAASAALTLPTALGAAPAFSLSGRPKAGWGVQAGDVTAHSGLVWVRSDRPARMIVETAATESFRDPRRWHGPLLGPDTDFTGTTRLHGLPAGEQIHYRVLLADPDDPRRTGEPVTGTFRTTPLQRRRGVRFLWSGDLAGQGWGINPDLGGYRIYDAMAKLDPDFFLCSGDNIYADGPISATQALPDGSTWRNITTEEKSKVAETLAEYRGNFRYNLLDENLKRFNAQVPSIIQWDDHEVRNNWYPGEVIASSDTRYTEKSIDVLAARARRAFSEYFPISTLQPGDEHGRVYRVMRHGPLLDVFVLDMRTYRDANSPDNQTVDPQGILGAEQLKWLKRELAASRAVWKVIAADMPLGLVVPDPMENKPNFEAVAQGDPGAPLGRELQIAELLRFIKHRRITGTLWLTADVHHTSAQHYHPSRAAFTDFEPFWEFVSGPLNAGAFPASALDGTFGPERVFVKAPTASNVSPAGGYQFFGEVDIDGDSGELTVRLREQDGTVLFTQVLQPGRVGQ; encoded by the coding sequence ATGTCACACCGTCCCTTCCCCGGCCGCCGCAGCGTACTGCGCGGCTCCCTGGCCGCTTCGGCGGCCCTGACCCTGCCCACCGCGCTCGGCGCGGCGCCGGCGTTCTCCCTGTCGGGACGCCCGAAGGCGGGATGGGGCGTCCAGGCCGGCGACGTGACCGCCCACTCCGGTCTGGTCTGGGTGCGCTCGGACCGCCCGGCCCGGATGATCGTCGAGACCGCCGCGACGGAGTCGTTCCGCGACCCGCGCAGATGGCACGGGCCGCTGCTGGGCCCGGACACCGACTTCACCGGCACCACGCGGCTGCACGGGCTGCCCGCCGGCGAGCAGATCCACTACCGTGTGCTGCTGGCCGACCCGGACGACCCGCGCCGCACCGGCGAGCCGGTGACCGGCACCTTCCGTACGACGCCTCTCCAGCGGCGCCGCGGGGTGCGGTTCCTGTGGTCGGGCGACCTGGCCGGGCAGGGCTGGGGCATCAACCCGGACCTCGGCGGTTACCGGATCTACGACGCGATGGCGAAGCTGGACCCGGACTTCTTCCTGTGCAGCGGTGACAACATCTACGCCGACGGTCCCATCTCGGCCACCCAGGCCCTGCCCGACGGCAGCACCTGGCGGAACATCACCACCGAGGAGAAGTCCAAGGTCGCCGAGACCCTGGCCGAGTACCGCGGCAACTTCCGCTACAACCTGCTCGACGAGAACCTGAAGCGGTTCAACGCTCAAGTGCCCTCGATCATCCAGTGGGACGACCACGAGGTGCGCAACAACTGGTACCCGGGCGAGGTGATCGCCTCCTCCGACACCCGCTACACCGAGAAGAGCATCGACGTGCTCGCCGCCCGGGCCCGGCGCGCGTTCAGCGAGTACTTCCCGATCTCGACGCTGCAGCCGGGCGACGAGCACGGCCGGGTCTACCGGGTCATGCGGCACGGCCCCCTGCTGGACGTGTTCGTGCTGGACATGCGCACCTACCGCGATGCCAACTCCCCCGACAACCAGACGGTCGACCCGCAGGGCATCCTCGGTGCCGAGCAACTGAAATGGCTCAAGCGGGAGTTGGCGGCGTCCCGCGCGGTGTGGAAGGTGATCGCCGCCGACATGCCGCTCGGCCTGGTCGTCCCGGACCCCATGGAGAACAAGCCCAACTTCGAGGCCGTGGCGCAGGGCGACCCGGGCGCCCCGCTCGGGCGGGAGCTGCAGATCGCGGAGCTGCTGCGGTTCATCAAGCACCGGAGGATCACGGGCACGCTGTGGCTGACGGCCGACGTGCACCACACCTCGGCGCAGCACTACCACCCCTCGCGGGCGGCCTTCACCGATTTCGAGCCGTTCTGGGAGTTCGTCTCGGGCCCGCTCAACGCCGGCGCGTTCCCGGCGAGCGCGCTCGACGGCACGTTCGGCCCCGAGCGGGTGTTCGTGAAGGCGCCGACCGCCTCGAACGTCTCCCCCGCCGGCGGTTACCAGTTCTTCGGTGAGGTCGACATCGACGGCGACAGCGGTGAGTTGACGGTCCGTCTGCGCGAGCAGGACGGCACGGTTCTGTTCACCCAGGTGCTGCAGCCGGGTCGCGTGGGCCAGTAA